In the Nitrospirota bacterium genome, GCTTTTTATGGTTTTACAGAGGCTTTCAAAAGAGCCTGTGCCGGCTTTTTGGGCTGCTATGCTGTTTGTAGTTCATCCGCTTAATGTGGAATCGGTGGCATGGGTGTCTCAACAAAAGACGCTTCTTTCAACAACTTTTTGGTTTTTAGCTCTGTTGGCTTATGCTGTGTTTGTTGAAAAGCCGAAAGTGTTAACTTACATTGTTATAACTGTACTTTTCATTATCGGCTTAATGGCTAAACCAATGCTTGTGACGTTTCCTGTGACGTTGTTGATTTTGGATTTCTATCCGCTTAAACGGTTTCACGGTGTGTCTTTTAAGGTTAAGCTGCGGATTATTTGTGAAAAAATCCCTTTATTCATTATCACTGCTGCTGCGTCACTGATTACTGTAGTCTCTCAGAAACAATCCGGGGCAATTGTTGCTATCTCTGATGTTACAATACCGGAGCGGCTCATAAACGGTATCACATCCTATGCCGGATACATTAAGAAGATGTTTTATCCCGTTAATCTTTCCGTGTTTTACCCCTATAGCGATACGATAAATTATCTGACAGCTGGCATTGATCTTTCACTCCTTACGACAGTAGCCGTTATCTCAATAGACACTATAAAAAGAGCACCGTACATCGCTGCCGGATTTCTCTGGTATGTGGTGACTCTCTTGCCCGTCTCTCAGATAGTTCAAATAGGGGGCGCCTCAATTTCTGACCGCTATGCCTATGTGCCGCTGATTGGGCTTTTTATTGCTCTTGCCACAGGAGCATGGAACACGGTTAAAAAAGATAATTCTATGCGAAAATTTTTTGCCGTATCTGCTTTTGTGATAATTATTACACTTGGCTGCATCAGTTCTAAACAACTTTCGTACTGGAGAGATTCCGGAGCACTATTTAAACACTCAATTGATGTAACATATGGTAACTATGTTGCCTATAATGAGTATGGGATGTACTTAAAGGAAAAGGGAGAGACTAATGC is a window encoding:
- a CDS encoding tetratricopeptide repeat protein; the encoded protein is MKKNITSEIKGALSGITEEPAPFWIKPLSIPLFILSLTAAVYFPVIHNGFISYDDINYVIENPVVIAGLTLNGFVWALKSVYFANWHPATWILYMTEAEVFGINPQGFHFVSMLLHGINGLLLFMVLQRLSKEPVPAFWAAMLFVVHPLNVESVAWVSQQKTLLSTTFWFLALLAYAVFVEKPKVLTYIVITVLFIIGLMAKPMLVTFPVTLLILDFYPLKRFHGVSFKVKLRIICEKIPLFIITAAASLITVVSQKQSGAIVAISDVTIPERLINGITSYAGYIKKMFYPVNLSVFYPYSDTINYLTAGIDLSLLTTVAVISIDTIKRAPYIAAGFLWYVVTLLPVSQIVQIGGASISDRYAYVPLIGLFIALATGAWNTVKKDNSMRKFFAVSAFVIIITLGCISSKQLSYWRDSGALFKHSIDVTYGNYVAYNEYGMYLKEKGETNAAIDMFKEGLRYAPNNKTLNFNVWDALLRAGKANEAQKHLQVALPMFTEGGNTAGLKDIAIKLLRKRDYKMSAAYFSLLTSLNPGDADNFNYLGLSYLALKDYEKAKAVLQAGLRSFPKRADLHLHLGLALRECGETAASESHFAEAVKLNPALTGVIRDLNDGRKK